The Euphorbia lathyris chromosome 8, ddEupLath1.1, whole genome shotgun sequence genome has a window encoding:
- the LOC136203514 gene encoding transcription factor MYB114-like, with protein sequence MHEMEHTIKLRKGSWTAEEDDRLRLCIGEYGEGYWHRIPHRSGLNRCRKSCRLRWLNYLKPNIKKGDFEVDEVDLITRLHKLLGNRWSLIAGRLPGRTANDIKNYWNTRIKKQSSQTAITTLKIIRHTIFKPRPRSFSNKCFF encoded by the exons atgcaTGAAATGGAGCATACCATAAAGCTGAGAAAAGGATCATGGACTGCTGAAGAAGATGATCGTCTACGGTTATGCATTGGAGAGTATGGTGAAGGATATTGGCATCGCATTCCCCATCGATcag GGTTGAATAGATGCAGAAAAAGCTGTCGATTAAGGTGGTTGAATTATCTGAAACCAAATATAAAAAAGGGAGATTTTGAAGTGGATGAAGTTGACTTAATTACGCGACTGCATAAGCTTTTGGGTAACAG ATGGTCATTAATTGCCGGCAGATTGCCAGGAAGAACcgcaaatgatataaagaattaCTGGAACACTCGTATTAAGAAACAAAGTTCTCAAACGGCAATTACAACACTAAAGATAATAAGACACACCATCTTCAAGCCACGGCCACGTTCATTCTCTAATAAGTGTTTTTTCTGA